Proteins encoded by one window of Nomascus leucogenys isolate Asia chromosome 19, Asia_NLE_v1, whole genome shotgun sequence:
- the GEMIN4 gene encoding gem-associated protein 4 isoform X1, translating into MDLGPLNICEEMTILHGGFLLAEQLFRPKALAELTKSDWEHVGRPIVEALREISSAAAHSQPFAWKKKALIIIWAKVLQPHPVTPSDTETRWQEDLFFSVGNMIPTINHTVLFELLKSLEASGLFIQLLTALPTTICHAELERFVEHVTVDTSSEDVAFFLDVWWEMMKHKGHLQDPLLSQFSAMAHKYLPALDEFPHPPKRLRSDPDVCSTMPLLAMLLRGLMQIQSWILGPGRKCCALANLADMLTVFALTEDDPQEVSATVYLDKLATVISVWNSDTQNPYRQQALAEKVKEAERDVSLTSLAKLPSETIFMGCEFLHRLLREWGEELQAVLRSSQETSYDSYRLCNSLTSFSQNATLYLNRTSLSKEERQVVSELAECVRDFLRKTSTVLKNRALEDITASIAMAIIQQKMDRHMEVCYIFASEKKWAFSDEWVACLGSNRALFREPDLVLRLLETVIDVSTADRAIPESQIRQVVHLILECYADLSLPGKNKVLAGVLHSWGRKGLSEKLLAYVEGFQEDLNTTFNQLTQSASEQGLAKAVASVARLVIVHPEVTVKKMCGLAVVNLGTHKFLAQILTAFPALRFVEEQGPNSSATFMVSCLRETVWMKFSTPKEEKQFLELLNCLMSPVKPQGIPVAALLEPDEVLKEFVLPFLRLDVEEVDLSLRIFIQTLEANACREEYWLQTCSPFPLLFSLCQLLDGFSKYWQLPKEKRCLSLDRKDLAIHILELLCEIVSANAETFSPDAWIKSLSWLHRKLEQLDWTVGLRLKNFFEGHFKCEVPATLFEICKLSEDEWTSQAHPGYGAGTGLLAWMECCCVSSGVSERMLSLLVVDVGNPEEVRLFSKGFLVALVQVMPWCSPQEWQRLHQLTRRLLEKQLLHVPYSLEYIQFVPLLNLKPFAQELQLSVLFLRTFQFLCSQSCHNWLPLEGWNHVVKLLCGSLTRLLDSVRLIQSAGPWAQGPEQDLTQEALFVYTQVFCHALHIMAMLHSEVCEPLYVLALETLTCYEALSKTNPSVSSLLQRAHEQRFLKSIAEGISPEERRQTLLQKMNSF; encoded by the coding sequence GACCCTTGAACATCTGTGAAGAAATGACTATTCTGCATGGAGGCTTCTTGCTGGCTGAGCAGCTGTTCCGCCCTAAGGCACTGGCAGAATTGACAAAGTCTGACTGGGAACATGTTGGACGGCCCATCGTGGAGGCCTTAAGGGAGATCTCCTCGGCTGCAGCACACTCTCAGCCCTTTGCCTGGAAGAAGAAAGCCCTGATCATCATCTGGGCCAAGGTTCTGCAGCCGCACCCCGTGACCCCGTCCGACACGGAGACACGGTGGCAGGAAGACCTGTTCTTCTCGGTGGGCAACATGATCCCCACCATCAACCACACCGTCCTCTTCGAGCTGCTCAAATCCCTGGAAGCTTCTGGACTCTTTATCCAGCTCCTTACGGCCCTGCCTACCACCATCTGCCATGCAGAACTAGAGCGCTTTGTGGAACACGTGACCGTTGACACTTCTTCCGAAGACGTGGCCTTCTTCCTGGACGTCTGGTGGGAGATGATGAAGCACAAGGGTCACCTGCAGGACCCCCTGCTCTCGCAGTTTAGTGCAATGGCCCATAAGTACCTGCCTGCCTTAGATGAGTTCCCCCATCCTCCAAAGAGGCTTAGGTCAGACCCAGacgtgtgctccaccatgcccctGTTGGCCATGCTGCTCCGCGGGCTGATGCAGATCCAGAGTTGGATCCTGGGCCCTGGGAGGAAGTGCTGTGCGCTGGCCAACCTGGCTGACATGCTGACTGTGTTTGCACTGACAGAGGACGACCCCCAGGAGGTGTCTGCAACCGTGTATCTGGACAAACTGGCCACAGTGATCTCCGTGTGGAACTCGGACACCCAGAACCCCTACCGCCAGCAGGCGCTGGCAGAGAAGGTGAAGGAGGCAGAGCGGGATGTCAGCCTGACCTCGCTGGCCAAACTCCCCAGTGAGACCATTTTCATGGGCTGCGAGTTCCTGCACCGCCTGCTGCGGGAGTGGGGGGAGGAGTTGCAGGCCGTGCTCCGCAGCAGCCAGGAGACAAGTTACGACAGCTACCGGCTGTGCAACAGTCTGACTTCCTTCAGCCAGAACGCGACGCTCTACCTGAACCGCACCAGCCTGTCCAAGGAGGAGAGGCAGGTGGTCTCTGAGTTGGCAGAGTGTGTCAGGGACTTCCTGAGGAAAACGAGCACAGTGCTGAAGAACAGGGCCTTGGAGGACATCACAGCTTCCATTGCCATGGCCATCATCCAGCAGAAGATGGACCGCCATATGGAAGTGTGCTACATTTTTGCCTCTGAGAAGAAGTGGGCCTTCTCGGATGAGTGGGTAGCCTGCCTGGGGAGTAACAGGGCCCTCTTCCGAGAGCCTGACTTGGTGTTGAGGCTGCTGGAAACAGTGATAGACGTCAGCACAGCTGACAGAGCCATCCCTGAGTCTCAGATACGGCAGGTGGTCCACCTGATCCTGGAATGTTACGCAGACCTCTCCCTGCCAGGTAAAAATAAAGTCCTTGCAGGTGTCCTGCATTCCTGGGGGCGAAAGGGCCTCTCTGAAAAGTTGCTGGCTTATGTGGAGGGTTTTCAGGAAGACCTCAATACGACCTTTAACCAGCTCACTCAGAGTGCCTCCGAACAGGGCTTGGCGAAAGCTGTGGCTTCCGTGGCCCGCCTGGTCATAGTGCACCCGGAAGTCACGGTGAAGAAAATGTGCGGCCTGGCTGTGGTCAATCTCGGCACCCACAAGTTCCTGGCCCAGATTCTCACTGCCTTCCCTGCCCTTAGGTTTGTGGAAGAGCAGGGTCCCAATTCATCTGCCACTTTCATGGTGTCATGCCTCAGAGAAACCGTCTGGATGAAGTTCTCTACACCCAAGGAAGAAAAGCAATTTTTAGAGCTCCTGAACTGCCTGATGAGTCCCGTGAAGCCCCAAGGGATTCCAGTGGCTGCTCTTCTTGAGCCAGACGAGGTGCTGAAGGAATTTGTCCTGCCTTTCTTGAGGTTAGATGTTGAAGAGGTAGACCTCAGTCTGAGGATCTTCATCCAGACTCTAGAGGCAAATGCGTGTCGAGAGGAATACTGGCTCCAGACCTGCTCCCCGTTTCCGCTCCTCTTCAGCTTGTGCCAGCTCTTGGACGGCTTCAGCAAATATTGGCAGCTTCCCAAGGAGAAGCGGTGCCTCTCTTTGGATAGGAAGGATCTGGCGATCCATATCCTGGAGCTCCTGTGTGAGATCGTATCAGCCAATGCCGAGACCTTCTCCCCGGACGCCTGGATCAAGTCCCTGTCCTGGCTCCACCGCAAGTTAGAACAGCTAGACTGGACTGTGGGCCTGAGGCTGAAGAACTTCTTTGAGGGGCACTTCAAGTGTGAAGTGCCAGCCACACTTTTTGAGATCTGTAAGCTTTCAGAAGACGAGTGGACCTCTCAGGCCCACCCAGGGTATGGAGCCGGCACGGGGCTCCTGGCCTGGATGGAGTGCTGCTGCGTCTCCAGCGGCGTCTCGGAGAGGATGCTGTCTCTCTTGGTGGTGGACGTGGGCAATCCTGAGGAGGTCAGACTGTTCAGCAAAGGCTTTCTGGTGGCCCTGGTACAAGTCATGCCTTGGTGCAGCCCTCAGGAGTGGCAGCGCCTTCACCAGCTGACCAGGAGACTGCTGGAGAAGCAGCTCCTCCATGTCCCGTACAGCCTGGAATATATTCAGTTTGTTCCCCTGCTCAACCTGAAGCCCTTTGCCCAGGAGCTCCAACTCTCCGTCCTCTTCCTGAGGACTTTCCAGTTTCTCTGCAGCCAGAGCTGTCATAATTGGCTTCCTCTGGAAGGCTGGAACCACGTGGTCAAACTCCTCTGTGGCAGTCTGACCCGCCTCCTGGACTCAGTCAGGTTGATACAGTCAGCTGGCCCTTGGGCTCAAGGACCAGAGCAGGACCTGACCCAGGAAGCCCTGTTTGTTTATACCCAGGTGTTCTGCCATGCTCTGCACATCATGGCCATGCTCCACTCGGAGGTCTGTGAGCCACTCTATGTTTTAGCCTTGGAAACCCTCACCTGCTATGAGGCTCTGAGCAAGACCAACCCTTCTGTCAGCTCCTTGCTCCAGAGGGCACACGAGCAGCGCTTCTTAAAGTCCATTGCCGAGGGCATCAGCCCCGAAGAACGGCGCCAAACCCTGTTGCAGAAGATGAACAGCTTCTGA
- the GEMIN4 gene encoding gem-associated protein 4 isoform X2 translates to MTILHGGFLLAEQLFRPKALAELTKSDWEHVGRPIVEALREISSAAAHSQPFAWKKKALIIIWAKVLQPHPVTPSDTETRWQEDLFFSVGNMIPTINHTVLFELLKSLEASGLFIQLLTALPTTICHAELERFVEHVTVDTSSEDVAFFLDVWWEMMKHKGHLQDPLLSQFSAMAHKYLPALDEFPHPPKRLRSDPDVCSTMPLLAMLLRGLMQIQSWILGPGRKCCALANLADMLTVFALTEDDPQEVSATVYLDKLATVISVWNSDTQNPYRQQALAEKVKEAERDVSLTSLAKLPSETIFMGCEFLHRLLREWGEELQAVLRSSQETSYDSYRLCNSLTSFSQNATLYLNRTSLSKEERQVVSELAECVRDFLRKTSTVLKNRALEDITASIAMAIIQQKMDRHMEVCYIFASEKKWAFSDEWVACLGSNRALFREPDLVLRLLETVIDVSTADRAIPESQIRQVVHLILECYADLSLPGKNKVLAGVLHSWGRKGLSEKLLAYVEGFQEDLNTTFNQLTQSASEQGLAKAVASVARLVIVHPEVTVKKMCGLAVVNLGTHKFLAQILTAFPALRFVEEQGPNSSATFMVSCLRETVWMKFSTPKEEKQFLELLNCLMSPVKPQGIPVAALLEPDEVLKEFVLPFLRLDVEEVDLSLRIFIQTLEANACREEYWLQTCSPFPLLFSLCQLLDGFSKYWQLPKEKRCLSLDRKDLAIHILELLCEIVSANAETFSPDAWIKSLSWLHRKLEQLDWTVGLRLKNFFEGHFKCEVPATLFEICKLSEDEWTSQAHPGYGAGTGLLAWMECCCVSSGVSERMLSLLVVDVGNPEEVRLFSKGFLVALVQVMPWCSPQEWQRLHQLTRRLLEKQLLHVPYSLEYIQFVPLLNLKPFAQELQLSVLFLRTFQFLCSQSCHNWLPLEGWNHVVKLLCGSLTRLLDSVRLIQSAGPWAQGPEQDLTQEALFVYTQVFCHALHIMAMLHSEVCEPLYVLALETLTCYEALSKTNPSVSSLLQRAHEQRFLKSIAEGISPEERRQTLLQKMNSF, encoded by the coding sequence ATGACTATTCTGCATGGAGGCTTCTTGCTGGCTGAGCAGCTGTTCCGCCCTAAGGCACTGGCAGAATTGACAAAGTCTGACTGGGAACATGTTGGACGGCCCATCGTGGAGGCCTTAAGGGAGATCTCCTCGGCTGCAGCACACTCTCAGCCCTTTGCCTGGAAGAAGAAAGCCCTGATCATCATCTGGGCCAAGGTTCTGCAGCCGCACCCCGTGACCCCGTCCGACACGGAGACACGGTGGCAGGAAGACCTGTTCTTCTCGGTGGGCAACATGATCCCCACCATCAACCACACCGTCCTCTTCGAGCTGCTCAAATCCCTGGAAGCTTCTGGACTCTTTATCCAGCTCCTTACGGCCCTGCCTACCACCATCTGCCATGCAGAACTAGAGCGCTTTGTGGAACACGTGACCGTTGACACTTCTTCCGAAGACGTGGCCTTCTTCCTGGACGTCTGGTGGGAGATGATGAAGCACAAGGGTCACCTGCAGGACCCCCTGCTCTCGCAGTTTAGTGCAATGGCCCATAAGTACCTGCCTGCCTTAGATGAGTTCCCCCATCCTCCAAAGAGGCTTAGGTCAGACCCAGacgtgtgctccaccatgcccctGTTGGCCATGCTGCTCCGCGGGCTGATGCAGATCCAGAGTTGGATCCTGGGCCCTGGGAGGAAGTGCTGTGCGCTGGCCAACCTGGCTGACATGCTGACTGTGTTTGCACTGACAGAGGACGACCCCCAGGAGGTGTCTGCAACCGTGTATCTGGACAAACTGGCCACAGTGATCTCCGTGTGGAACTCGGACACCCAGAACCCCTACCGCCAGCAGGCGCTGGCAGAGAAGGTGAAGGAGGCAGAGCGGGATGTCAGCCTGACCTCGCTGGCCAAACTCCCCAGTGAGACCATTTTCATGGGCTGCGAGTTCCTGCACCGCCTGCTGCGGGAGTGGGGGGAGGAGTTGCAGGCCGTGCTCCGCAGCAGCCAGGAGACAAGTTACGACAGCTACCGGCTGTGCAACAGTCTGACTTCCTTCAGCCAGAACGCGACGCTCTACCTGAACCGCACCAGCCTGTCCAAGGAGGAGAGGCAGGTGGTCTCTGAGTTGGCAGAGTGTGTCAGGGACTTCCTGAGGAAAACGAGCACAGTGCTGAAGAACAGGGCCTTGGAGGACATCACAGCTTCCATTGCCATGGCCATCATCCAGCAGAAGATGGACCGCCATATGGAAGTGTGCTACATTTTTGCCTCTGAGAAGAAGTGGGCCTTCTCGGATGAGTGGGTAGCCTGCCTGGGGAGTAACAGGGCCCTCTTCCGAGAGCCTGACTTGGTGTTGAGGCTGCTGGAAACAGTGATAGACGTCAGCACAGCTGACAGAGCCATCCCTGAGTCTCAGATACGGCAGGTGGTCCACCTGATCCTGGAATGTTACGCAGACCTCTCCCTGCCAGGTAAAAATAAAGTCCTTGCAGGTGTCCTGCATTCCTGGGGGCGAAAGGGCCTCTCTGAAAAGTTGCTGGCTTATGTGGAGGGTTTTCAGGAAGACCTCAATACGACCTTTAACCAGCTCACTCAGAGTGCCTCCGAACAGGGCTTGGCGAAAGCTGTGGCTTCCGTGGCCCGCCTGGTCATAGTGCACCCGGAAGTCACGGTGAAGAAAATGTGCGGCCTGGCTGTGGTCAATCTCGGCACCCACAAGTTCCTGGCCCAGATTCTCACTGCCTTCCCTGCCCTTAGGTTTGTGGAAGAGCAGGGTCCCAATTCATCTGCCACTTTCATGGTGTCATGCCTCAGAGAAACCGTCTGGATGAAGTTCTCTACACCCAAGGAAGAAAAGCAATTTTTAGAGCTCCTGAACTGCCTGATGAGTCCCGTGAAGCCCCAAGGGATTCCAGTGGCTGCTCTTCTTGAGCCAGACGAGGTGCTGAAGGAATTTGTCCTGCCTTTCTTGAGGTTAGATGTTGAAGAGGTAGACCTCAGTCTGAGGATCTTCATCCAGACTCTAGAGGCAAATGCGTGTCGAGAGGAATACTGGCTCCAGACCTGCTCCCCGTTTCCGCTCCTCTTCAGCTTGTGCCAGCTCTTGGACGGCTTCAGCAAATATTGGCAGCTTCCCAAGGAGAAGCGGTGCCTCTCTTTGGATAGGAAGGATCTGGCGATCCATATCCTGGAGCTCCTGTGTGAGATCGTATCAGCCAATGCCGAGACCTTCTCCCCGGACGCCTGGATCAAGTCCCTGTCCTGGCTCCACCGCAAGTTAGAACAGCTAGACTGGACTGTGGGCCTGAGGCTGAAGAACTTCTTTGAGGGGCACTTCAAGTGTGAAGTGCCAGCCACACTTTTTGAGATCTGTAAGCTTTCAGAAGACGAGTGGACCTCTCAGGCCCACCCAGGGTATGGAGCCGGCACGGGGCTCCTGGCCTGGATGGAGTGCTGCTGCGTCTCCAGCGGCGTCTCGGAGAGGATGCTGTCTCTCTTGGTGGTGGACGTGGGCAATCCTGAGGAGGTCAGACTGTTCAGCAAAGGCTTTCTGGTGGCCCTGGTACAAGTCATGCCTTGGTGCAGCCCTCAGGAGTGGCAGCGCCTTCACCAGCTGACCAGGAGACTGCTGGAGAAGCAGCTCCTCCATGTCCCGTACAGCCTGGAATATATTCAGTTTGTTCCCCTGCTCAACCTGAAGCCCTTTGCCCAGGAGCTCCAACTCTCCGTCCTCTTCCTGAGGACTTTCCAGTTTCTCTGCAGCCAGAGCTGTCATAATTGGCTTCCTCTGGAAGGCTGGAACCACGTGGTCAAACTCCTCTGTGGCAGTCTGACCCGCCTCCTGGACTCAGTCAGGTTGATACAGTCAGCTGGCCCTTGGGCTCAAGGACCAGAGCAGGACCTGACCCAGGAAGCCCTGTTTGTTTATACCCAGGTGTTCTGCCATGCTCTGCACATCATGGCCATGCTCCACTCGGAGGTCTGTGAGCCACTCTATGTTTTAGCCTTGGAAACCCTCACCTGCTATGAGGCTCTGAGCAAGACCAACCCTTCTGTCAGCTCCTTGCTCCAGAGGGCACACGAGCAGCGCTTCTTAAAGTCCATTGCCGAGGGCATCAGCCCCGAAGAACGGCGCCAAACCCTGTTGCAGAAGATGAACAGCTTCTGA
- the TLCD3A gene encoding TLC domain-containing protein 3A isoform X1 codes for MLLTLAWGALFFPGLFALCTWALRRSQPGWSRTDCVMISTRLVSSVHAVLATGSGIVIIRSCDDVITGRHWLAREYVWFLIPYMIYDSYAMYLCEWCRTRDQNRAPSLTLRNFLSRNRLMITHHAVILFVLVPIAQRLRGDLGDFFVGCIFTAELSTPFVSLGRVLIQLKQQHTLLYKVNGILTLATFLSCRILLFPFMYWSYGRQQGLSLLQVPFSIPFYCNVANAFLIAPQIYWFCLLCRKAARLFDTPQAKKDD; via the exons ATGCTGCTGACGCTGGCCTGGGGCGCGCTCTTCTTCCCGGGGCTCTTCGCGCTCTGCACCTGGGCGCTGCGCCGCTCCCAGCCCGGATGGAGCCGCACCGACTGCGTGATGATCAGCACCAG GCTGGTTTCCTCGGTGCACGCCGTGCTGGCCACCGGCTCGGGGATCGTCATCATTCGCTCCTGCGACGATGTGATCACCGGCAG GCACTGGCTTGCCCGGGAATATGTGTGGTTTCTGATTCCATACATGATCTATGACTCGTACGCCATGTACCTCTGTGAATGGTGCCGAACCAGAGACCAGAACCGTGCGCCCTCCCTCACTCTTCGAAACTTCCTAAGTCGAAACCGCCTCATGATCACACATCATGCGGTCATTCTCTTTGTCCTTGTGCCAATCGCACAG AGGCTCCGGGGAGACCTTGGGGACTTCTTTGTCGGCTGCATCTTCACGGCAGAACTGAGCACTCCGTTTGTGTCACTGGGCAGGGTTCTGATTCAG CTAAAGCAGCAGCACACCCTTCTGTACAAGGTGAATGGAATCCTCACACTGGCCACCTTCCTTTCCTGCCGGatccttctcttccccttcatGTACTGGTCCTATGGCCGCCAGCAGGGACTCAGCCTGCTCCAAGTACCCTTCAGCATCCCCTTCTACTGCAACGTGGCCAATGCCTTCCTCATAGCTCCTCAGATCTACTGGTTCTGTCTGCTGTGCAGGAAGGCAGCCCGGCTCTTTGACACTCCCCAAGCCAAAAAGGATGACTAA
- the TLCD3A gene encoding TLC domain-containing protein 3A isoform X3 has product MLLTLAWGALFFPGLFALCTWALRRSQPGWSRTDCVMISTRLVSSVHAVLATGSGIVIIRSCDDVITGS; this is encoded by the exons ATGCTGCTGACGCTGGCCTGGGGCGCGCTCTTCTTCCCGGGGCTCTTCGCGCTCTGCACCTGGGCGCTGCGCCGCTCCCAGCCCGGATGGAGCCGCACCGACTGCGTGATGATCAGCACCAG GCTGGTTTCCTCGGTGCACGCCGTGCTGGCCACCGGCTCGGGGATCGTCATCATTCGCTCCTGCGACGATGTGATCACCGGCAG CTAA
- the TLCD3A gene encoding TLC domain-containing protein 3A isoform X2 — protein sequence MLLTLAWGALFFPGLFALCTWALRRSQPGWSRTDCVMISTRLVSSVHAVLATGSGIVIIRSCDDVITGRGSGETLGTSLSAASSRQN from the exons ATGCTGCTGACGCTGGCCTGGGGCGCGCTCTTCTTCCCGGGGCTCTTCGCGCTCTGCACCTGGGCGCTGCGCCGCTCCCAGCCCGGATGGAGCCGCACCGACTGCGTGATGATCAGCACCAG GCTGGTTTCCTCGGTGCACGCCGTGCTGGCCACCGGCTCGGGGATCGTCATCATTCGCTCCTGCGACGATGTGATCACCGGCAG AGGCTCCGGGGAGACCTTGGGGACTTCTTTGTCGGCTGCATCTTCACGGCAGAACTGA